From one Desulfurobacterium thermolithotrophum DSM 11699 genomic stretch:
- a CDS encoding HD domain-containing protein, with amino-acid sequence MEKRVCKLNFYHPVIEKIESCFEKAYLVGGFVRDKLLGISKDTVDIDIVTVDELLKVKECISKVLKASSFTFEKEKTVITFLSDKFRLDISNLHGKTLEEDLLKRDFTINAIAVDLKKLFSSSNDYIFLIDPFGGFEDLKKRLIRPINEKSLRDDPVRIIRGVRFKILLQFDYHPSFLNYSKKILEKLKESPTERIKEELIKILRIDKTSEALKDFNYIGIFPLVFPELVSLESVYPSGVHEYNLKEHTLKTVEFFEKFCLKEKDKILLEFSEKVGQNELLPTLLDSHFLKLVALYHDVGKPSTVNKRNGRLTFYNHDKVGAKITKDAFLRLGFGKKAASLGFKVIKNHLRPFFLYELFKKEKLSDKAIYNFFKNAEPYSFHTLLHSVADWMATSKKMECEVSNFIKFIHFLLRFYRERLENLKPLLSGKEIMEIKGFDKPNKYVGKIKEKLLELQAIGKVKTVKDAVNFVKGYTCENSIKS; translated from the coding sequence ATGGAAAAGAGAGTTTGTAAGTTAAATTTTTATCATCCTGTAATAGAAAAAATAGAAAGTTGTTTTGAAAAAGCATACCTTGTTGGTGGTTTTGTTAGAGATAAACTCTTAGGAATTTCAAAAGACACAGTCGATATTGATATAGTTACTGTAGATGAGCTCTTAAAAGTTAAAGAGTGTATTTCTAAGGTTTTAAAAGCTTCTTCCTTTACTTTTGAAAAAGAAAAAACAGTTATTACTTTTTTAAGTGACAAATTTCGCCTTGACATCAGCAATCTGCACGGAAAAACCTTGGAAGAAGACTTACTTAAAAGAGATTTTACAATAAACGCAATTGCTGTAGATCTCAAAAAGCTCTTTTCATCATCTAACGACTATATTTTTCTAATTGATCCGTTTGGAGGTTTTGAAGATCTTAAAAAAAGACTTATAAGACCGATAAATGAAAAATCTTTAAGAGACGATCCAGTAAGAATAATTAGAGGTGTTAGGTTCAAAATACTTCTCCAATTTGACTATCACCCCTCATTCTTAAATTATTCAAAAAAAATTTTAGAAAAACTAAAAGAATCTCCTACAGAACGGATAAAAGAAGAATTAATAAAAATTTTAAGGATTGATAAAACATCAGAGGCATTAAAAGATTTTAACTACATAGGCATTTTTCCACTAGTTTTTCCTGAACTTGTAAGCTTAGAAAGTGTCTACCCTTCGGGAGTTCATGAGTATAATCTAAAAGAGCATACGCTAAAGACAGTCGAGTTCTTTGAGAAGTTTTGCTTAAAAGAAAAGGACAAAATTCTCTTAGAGTTTTCAGAAAAGGTAGGTCAAAATGAACTTCTTCCTACACTCCTTGATTCTCACTTTTTAAAGCTTGTAGCTCTTTATCACGACGTTGGGAAACCTTCAACTGTAAATAAAAGAAATGGAAGATTAACATTTTACAATCACGATAAGGTAGGAGCTAAAATAACAAAAGATGCTTTTTTAAGGCTTGGATTTGGAAAAAAAGCTGCCAGTTTAGGATTTAAGGTTATAAAAAATCATCTAAGACCTTTTTTTCTATATGAACTCTTTAAAAAAGAGAAACTTTCAGATAAAGCTATTTATAACTTCTTTAAAAATGCAGAACCTTATAGTTTTCATACTCTTTTACACAGCGTAGCAGACTGGATGGCTACTTCCAAAAAAATGGAATGTGAAGTCAGCAATTTTATTAAGTTCATTCATTTTCTTTTAAGGTTTTACAGAGAAAGGTTAGAAAACCTTAAACCCCTTCTCTCAGGAAAAGAAATTATGGAAATTAAAGGTTTTGACAAGCCAAATAAGTACGTTGGAAAAATTAAAGAAAAGCTTTTAGAACTTCAAGCTATCGGCAAAGTGAAAACAGTAAAAGATGCCGTTAACTTTGTAAAGGGGTATACCTGTGAAAATTCTATTAAAAGCTAA
- a CDS encoding amidohydrolase family protein has product MKILLKANWIVTPETEAIKEGYVVVKNGKIDGYYKKKPEGNFHKVITLKGILYPPFVNAHTHLELSNLDFNPDRFPSFFDWLLWIIGKRQSFSVSDIEKAVIKGLKESESYGVGYVGDISSFGISRKFIKRGITFLEIIGKDTDVSSLPPPLSIHAVYSVSFKLIEKIARDAKERGYKFQIHLGETQEESFFVRCKENKFESLVYPFLGRKRYEYICSENLVSYLKRAGALGENLIAVHCTNLSKKELDSLMEADCGIVLCPRSNIHLKTGFPDVQHLLEYEKVGIGTDGLSTNLSLSVISEIRTIYYRLEGAIPIRKLLRMATYGGAKALGIKEYSQKASFTLCEVEEEIKDPFTILLKDSLSFKFLDFK; this is encoded by the coding sequence GTGAAAATTCTATTAAAAGCTAATTGGATAGTAACTCCAGAAACAGAAGCCATAAAAGAAGGTTACGTTGTAGTTAAGAATGGAAAAATTGACGGTTACTATAAGAAAAAACCGGAAGGAAACTTTCATAAAGTAATAACTTTAAAAGGAATTCTTTATCCTCCTTTTGTTAATGCACACACCCACTTAGAACTTTCAAACTTAGATTTTAATCCAGATAGATTTCCTTCGTTTTTTGATTGGCTTTTATGGATAATTGGGAAAAGACAGTCATTTTCTGTTAGCGATATAGAAAAAGCTGTTATTAAAGGACTAAAAGAGTCTGAAAGCTACGGGGTTGGATATGTTGGAGACATTTCCTCTTTTGGAATCTCAAGAAAATTTATAAAGAGAGGGATAACCTTTTTGGAAATTATAGGAAAAGACACTGATGTCTCCTCTCTTCCTCCACCACTTTCTATTCATGCAGTTTATTCTGTTTCTTTTAAACTTATAGAAAAGATTGCTCGCGATGCTAAAGAAAGGGGATATAAATTCCAAATTCATCTTGGAGAAACGCAAGAAGAAAGTTTTTTTGTAAGATGCAAAGAAAACAAGTTTGAAAGCTTAGTTTATCCTTTCTTAGGAAGAAAGAGATATGAGTATATATGTTCAGAAAACTTAGTGAGTTATCTAAAAAGAGCAGGAGCTCTCGGTGAAAATCTCATTGCTGTTCATTGCACAAATTTATCAAAAAAAGAGCTCGATTCTCTAATGGAAGCAGATTGTGGCATTGTTCTTTGTCCTCGCAGTAATATACACCTCAAAACAGGGTTCCCTGATGTTCAACATCTTTTAGAATACGAAAAAGTTGGTATTGGAACCGATGGTCTTAGCACAAACCTTTCTCTTTCTGTCATTTCCGAGATAAGAACTATCTATTATAGACTTGAAGGAGCTATTCCGATTAGAAAACTACTTAGAATGGCCACTTACGGCGGAGCTAAAGCTCTTGGAATAAAGGAGTACTCTCAAAAAGCTTCTTTCACTCTCTGCGAAGTAGAAGAAGAAATTAAAGATCCTTTTACTATACTTCTTAAAGATTCGTTAAGTTTTAAATTTCTTGACTTTAAATAG
- the resB gene encoding cytochrome c biogenesis protein ResB, which produces MVRKIYDFLSSVKLAIFFLLTLAVTSIIGTIIEQQQDPDKYLREYGETTYKIFKFLGFTDVYHSWWYILLLMLLAINLIVCSIKRLPKIWKVAKEPRKTFPEGYEKTLKVVHKITLAGDIKEIKNSVIDSLNKLRYKPEVSKEDEEEIHVFADKNVFARFGVYIVHFGVLLVLIGGLLTAVFGYRGYMNLAEGTSSNLVSFFSSPKIIELPFSIKCNKFFIDFYPSGMPKAYISDLSVIENGKEVYRKKIRVNDPLKYNGVYFYQASYGQGVATLQIKEGNKTKTVEIAFGQPIELSQNTFLRIVSIDGNTLAMGVEFIQNGKVRAGVIQPFNFFKVPGTDIVFSVVDVKPAFYTGLQVAKDPGTWVVWVGSTILILGLIVAFFIPHRRVWTRIKKGKEGKVTLVIGGMTNKGTEGLATELEEVLGVLKSSYCPNTPKEENDG; this is translated from the coding sequence ATGGTTAGAAAAATTTACGATTTTCTGAGCTCTGTAAAGCTTGCTATATTCTTTCTTCTGACTCTTGCTGTTACTTCAATAATCGGAACTATCATAGAACAACAGCAAGACCCAGATAAGTATCTAAGGGAATATGGAGAAACTACTTATAAAATCTTTAAATTTTTAGGTTTTACCGATGTTTATCACTCTTGGTGGTACATTCTCCTTTTAATGCTCCTAGCAATTAATCTTATTGTTTGTTCCATTAAAAGACTTCCAAAAATATGGAAAGTTGCAAAAGAACCAAGAAAAACCTTTCCGGAAGGTTATGAAAAAACATTAAAAGTTGTCCACAAAATAACTCTTGCTGGAGATATTAAAGAAATAAAGAATTCTGTTATTGACTCCTTAAATAAACTTCGTTATAAACCAGAAGTTTCAAAAGAAGATGAAGAAGAAATTCATGTTTTTGCAGACAAAAACGTCTTCGCAAGGTTTGGAGTTTATATTGTTCACTTTGGAGTTTTGTTAGTCCTTATCGGTGGACTTCTTACTGCTGTCTTTGGCTATAGAGGTTACATGAATCTTGCTGAAGGAACCAGTAGTAACTTAGTTAGTTTTTTCAGTAGTCCTAAAATTATCGAACTTCCTTTCTCTATAAAATGTAATAAGTTCTTCATAGACTTTTATCCATCAGGTATGCCTAAAGCTTACATATCTGACCTTTCAGTAATTGAAAATGGAAAAGAAGTCTACAGGAAAAAAATAAGGGTTAACGATCCTCTAAAATACAACGGTGTTTACTTTTATCAGGCAAGTTACGGACAGGGAGTAGCAACTCTTCAAATAAAAGAAGGAAATAAAACAAAAACTGTTGAAATTGCATTTGGACAACCCATTGAACTATCACAAAACACATTTTTAAGAATTGTTAGTATTGATGGAAATACTTTAGCAATGGGAGTAGAGTTTATACAAAACGGAAAAGTAAGAGCTGGAGTAATACAACCATTTAACTTTTTCAAAGTTCCAGGAACAGATATTGTCTTCTCTGTAGTCGATGTAAAACCTGCTTTTTATACAGGTCTTCAAGTTGCTAAAGATCCCGGAACGTGGGTTGTTTGGGTTGGAAGTACTATACTTATCCTTGGTTTAATAGTTGCTTTCTTTATTCCTCACAGAAGAGTCTGGACAAGAATAAAGAAAGGAAAAGAAGGAAAAGTAACATTAGTTATTGGAGGAATGACAAATAAGGGTACTGAAGGCCTTGCAACTGAATTAGAAGAGGTCTTAGGGGTACTAAAGTCTTCATACTGCCCAAATACCCCTAAGGAGGAAAACGATGGTTAA
- the ccsB gene encoding c-type cytochrome biogenesis protein CcsB: MVNSVTLFNTGMVAFSLAFLFYTIHTFSKSSWSGKLGTYLAWLGVLVQGAAFIVRGIEKAKVNMVSDWTAFYKYAPFTNMYESLMLFGWMAVLLYLLFEWKYKNKAFGMFIIPLALMGELSTQILGFDEEAQPLVPALQSNWLLFHVVTTFVGYAAAAVSAGIAYAYFARRNDTTGKDWTVIFVTTWFIFFFVIYSAFRENVFFFLFVSAAVAAAFCAFLYLLNRYGISKIFPSPETMEQIMYQSVAVGFVFLTIGIILGAVWAKYAWGGYWSWDPKETWSLITWLVYAAYLHARYIKGLSGKPLAYFTIIGFLSVIFTYYGVNLIIPGLHSYAQ; this comes from the coding sequence ATGGTTAATTCCGTAACTCTTTTTAACACAGGGATGGTGGCTTTTTCTCTTGCATTCCTTTTCTACACCATTCATACTTTTTCAAAGAGCTCCTGGTCTGGAAAACTTGGAACCTATCTTGCTTGGCTTGGAGTTCTTGTTCAGGGAGCAGCGTTTATTGTAAGAGGAATAGAAAAAGCTAAAGTTAATATGGTTTCAGATTGGACAGCCTTTTATAAGTATGCTCCCTTTACAAATATGTACGAATCTCTTATGCTCTTTGGTTGGATGGCAGTTCTTTTGTATTTGCTTTTTGAATGGAAGTATAAGAACAAGGCATTTGGAATGTTCATCATTCCACTAGCATTAATGGGAGAACTTTCAACTCAAATACTAGGATTTGATGAAGAAGCTCAACCTCTTGTTCCAGCACTTCAAAGTAACTGGCTTCTCTTTCACGTTGTTACAACATTTGTAGGATATGCGGCAGCCGCTGTTAGTGCTGGAATTGCTTATGCATACTTTGCAAGAAGAAACGATACAACAGGAAAGGATTGGACAGTAATCTTTGTTACAACATGGTTTATTTTCTTCTTTGTTATATACTCTGCTTTTAGAGAAAATGTTTTCTTCTTCTTATTTGTTTCCGCTGCCGTAGCAGCTGCTTTCTGTGCTTTTCTTTACCTTCTTAATAGATACGGAATTTCAAAAATCTTTCCTTCTCCTGAAACAATGGAACAAATAATGTACCAATCTGTAGCAGTTGGATTTGTCTTTTTAACAATTGGTATTATCCTTGGAGCTGTCTGGGCTAAGTACGCATGGGGCGGATACTGGTCATGGGATCCAAAAGAAACTTGGTCGTTAATCACTTGGCTTGTTTATGCGGCATATCTCCATGCAAGATACATTAAAGGACTTTCTGGTAAACCTTTAGCCTACTTCACAATAATTGGTTTCTTAAGTGTCATCTTCACTTACTATGGTGTTAACCTTATTATCCCGGGTCTTCACAGCTATGCACAATAG
- a CDS encoding YihY/virulence factor BrkB family protein, with translation MICKKLLTNRSFLRYILYSLCDAVERDYPFYAASIAYYTLVSIIPLFIFLFFLGMTVFQIDFESLIPKEFFNSPLKPIFLQIEQVMNKSGLISGTAAIVMLWFSRGIFLSLEKSFCEILEVENLAGFFYRNLAVILAIFLLWIFMFVFYLAKYLIAALLPQIPILSILSSLLVPILLFAILISMYYFLLPIKIRFNFIFKISTFVFLLLTVFEKIFIWFIFNVSKVSILYSSFAAIIIFLLWIYYSAIVILIGVGIVRAKLIMEEELKR, from the coding sequence ATGATTTGTAAAAAACTTTTAACAAATAGATCTTTTCTTAGGTATATCCTTTATTCTCTATGTGATGCTGTAGAAAGAGACTACCCTTTTTATGCAGCATCTATTGCTTATTACACATTAGTTTCAATCATTCCTCTTTTCATATTTCTTTTCTTTCTTGGTATGACAGTTTTTCAAATAGACTTTGAAAGTCTAATTCCAAAAGAATTTTTTAATTCACCTCTAAAGCCAATTTTTCTTCAAATTGAGCAAGTTATGAATAAATCCGGATTAATAAGTGGAACTGCAGCTATCGTAATGTTATGGTTTTCTAGAGGTATTTTTCTTTCTTTGGAAAAATCTTTTTGTGAAATTCTCGAAGTTGAAAATTTAGCAGGTTTTTTTTATAGAAATCTTGCTGTCATTCTTGCAATTTTCCTCTTATGGATTTTCATGTTTGTTTTTTATCTTGCTAAATATCTGATTGCTGCACTGCTACCACAAATTCCTATCCTTTCTATCCTATCTTCTCTTTTGGTTCCAATTCTACTATTTGCTATCTTAATTAGCATGTATTACTTCCTTCTACCTATAAAGATACGATTTAACTTTATTTTTAAAATTTCAACTTTTGTTTTCCTTTTATTGACAGTTTTCGAAAAAATATTTATTTGGTTTATTTTTAATGTCTCTAAAGTCAGTATTCTTTATAGTTCCTTTGCAGCTATTATCATTTTTCTTTTATGGATTTATTATTCTGCAATAGTAATATTAATTGGCGTCGGTATAGTAAGAGCTAAACTAATTATGGAAGAGGAGTTGAAGAGATGA
- the panC gene encoding pantoate--beta-alanine ligase, with the protein MKIVKKVKEMRAISSALRRIGKRIGFVPTMGYLHEGHLSLVKCAKKENDIVVMSIFVNPTQFGPNEDFERYPRDLERDSKIAKAEGVDYLFIPEVSEMYPEGYSTYVEVEGLTEVLCGAKRPGHFKGVATVVTKLFNIVRPHKAYFGKKDFQQLKVIERLVKDLNFDIEIVGCPIVREEDGLAKSSRNVYLSPEERKSALSLYRSLKIAKELFEKGIKDAKIVKKEMEKFIMSHPHVKKIDYIEIVDSNSLKSVKSVKRGNLIALAVFVGNTRLIDNWVVGEEL; encoded by the coding sequence ATGAAAATTGTTAAAAAAGTTAAGGAAATGAGGGCTATTTCTTCAGCTTTAAGAAGAATTGGAAAAAGGATAGGGTTTGTTCCCACCATGGGATATCTGCATGAAGGACACCTTAGTCTTGTAAAATGCGCAAAAAAGGAAAATGACATTGTAGTTATGAGTATTTTTGTCAACCCAACTCAATTTGGTCCAAATGAAGACTTTGAAAGATACCCCCGAGACTTAGAGAGAGATTCAAAAATAGCTAAGGCTGAAGGAGTTGATTATCTTTTTATTCCTGAAGTTTCCGAAATGTATCCAGAAGGATATTCTACTTATGTAGAAGTTGAAGGTTTAACTGAAGTCCTATGCGGTGCTAAAAGACCAGGACATTTCAAAGGAGTTGCAACAGTTGTTACAAAGCTCTTTAACATTGTTCGTCCTCATAAAGCTTACTTTGGAAAAAAGGATTTTCAACAGTTAAAAGTTATAGAACGCCTTGTAAAAGATCTTAATTTCGATATAGAAATTGTAGGTTGTCCTATAGTAAGAGAAGAAGACGGACTTGCAAAGAGCTCTAGAAACGTCTATCTCTCACCTGAAGAAAGAAAGTCAGCACTTTCTCTTTACAGATCTTTAAAGATTGCAAAAGAGCTCTTTGAAAAAGGAATAAAAGATGCGAAAATAGTAAAAAAAGAAATGGAAAAGTTCATAATGTCACATCCTCATGTTAAAAAAATTGACTACATCGAAATTGTTGACTCAAACTCTCTTAAATCTGTAAAATCAGTAAAAAGAGGTAACTTAATAGCTCTTGCTGTTTTTGTAGGTAACACAAGGCTTATTGATAACTGGGTAGTGGGAGAGGAGCTATAA
- a CDS encoding secondary thiamine-phosphate synthase enzyme YjbQ — MVYEISLKTTGRTQLVDITRQVESIVLQSGITKGICIVYVPHTTAGVTINENADPSVKKDIKSMLDKLIPWRESFYEHAEGNSAAHIKSSLLGCSQTVIINDGKLLLGTWQGIYFCEFDGPRTRKVYVKVIEG; from the coding sequence ATGGTCTATGAAATTTCTTTAAAAACAACGGGAAGAACTCAACTTGTAGACATAACCCGTCAGGTTGAATCAATTGTTTTACAATCGGGAATTACAAAGGGAATTTGCATAGTTTACGTTCCTCATACGACTGCTGGGGTTACAATAAATGAAAATGCAGATCCTTCCGTAAAGAAAGATATAAAGTCAATGCTTGATAAATTAATTCCATGGAGAGAATCTTTTTACGAACATGCCGAAGGTAACTCTGCTGCTCATATAAAATCTTCGCTTTTGGGTTGCAGTCAAACTGTCATAATTAATGACGGAAAACTTTTACTTGGAACATGGCAAGGTATTTACTTTTGTGAATTTGATGGTCCAAGAACAAGAAAAGTTTATGTAAAAGTTATTGAAGGTTAG
- a CDS encoding MTH1187 family thiamine-binding protein → MSVLVEFAMFPTDKGESVSPYVTRIIKMIDESGIPYKLTPMGTVFETETMEEALELIKRAYQQLEADCNRVYSVVKFDIRKGKSDRMVQKIKSVESKLKKEVSK, encoded by the coding sequence ATGTCTGTGCTTGTAGAGTTTGCCATGTTTCCAACAGATAAGGGAGAAAGTGTAAGTCCGTATGTTACAAGAATTATAAAAATGATAGATGAAAGCGGTATTCCGTATAAGCTTACCCCTATGGGAACAGTTTTTGAAACTGAGACTATGGAGGAAGCGCTTGAGCTGATAAAAAGGGCATATCAGCAGCTAGAAGCAGACTGTAATAGAGTTTATTCTGTTGTGAAGTTTGACATTAGAAAAGGTAAAAGTGACAGAATGGTTCAAAAGATAAAATCGGTTGAGAGTAAACTGAAAAAAGAGGTTAGCAAATAA
- the recG gene encoding ATP-dependent DNA helicase RecG: MRKLLRRLKDLLNLIVQDDFKYFERIKNPDKTVSNLLKELYPHLDRKRKLWVSKVLKLFENYDSFTKEQKKRFFKELHSVILLKFSEEEIEKARKEEIPRERIFSSQEKFERKKTYPIKAFFQPISTIKGIKKKTVERLKKLSIETILDAIYYLPFRYEDRTTITPMSFLKPGQVFLVKGKVVNVLVIETSKKKKKILKVILYDKTGTVTLIFLQERVLNYYKMLFSKAKELEKEVLAYGIVKREMGSYSMVHPEVEIFDKNRGKLEKLGVILPVYHSSEGIKQSTIRKDIGNIVKRVIPFLPEYLPQELLKRYSFPDIATAFWRVHFPFDEDAQDLLNFKTPSQKRVIFDELFLFQLALALHKQKIKGEKGIAFPVKKELVDEFKKALPFSLTNAQEKVLREIMEDMKKDEPMNRLVQGDVGSGKTVVAAAAAFFAAKSGYQTAVMAPTEILANQHFKKFREFLKPFSIKVGLLTGSMTKKEKETMYRAIKEGFIQVVVGTHALIQETVEFKNLGLAIIDEQHRFGVKQRVELKKKGKLPDVLVMTATPIPRTLAMTAYGDLDISVIDELPAGRKPIKTKILFEDERDTLVRFLLKELKMKNRVYIVYPLIEESEKLELKAATEMHHYWEKKLKPYSVGLLHGKMKQEEKDEIMEKFKRGEYQVLVSTTVIEVGVDVPEATVMVIEHAERFGLAQLHQLRGRVGRGNRQSYCFLITKRSISEDSIKRLRVLESTNDGFKIAEADLQFRGPGEIFGTRQSGLGDFKIADLRRDFEILKIAREEAQKLVERNPELEGLNDLKELMRFRFGEKFDFVEVG, translated from the coding sequence ATGAGAAAACTACTAAGGAGATTGAAGGATTTATTAAATCTTATTGTTCAAGATGATTTTAAATACTTTGAGAGAATCAAAAATCCGGATAAAACTGTTTCTAATCTTTTAAAAGAGCTCTATCCTCATCTTGATAGGAAAAGAAAGTTATGGGTTTCAAAGGTCTTAAAACTTTTTGAAAATTACGATTCTTTTACAAAAGAGCAGAAAAAAAGGTTTTTTAAAGAGCTTCACTCTGTCATACTCCTTAAATTCTCTGAAGAAGAAATAGAAAAAGCCAGAAAAGAAGAAATTCCTAGAGAGAGAATATTTTCTAGTCAGGAAAAATTTGAAAGAAAGAAGACATATCCTATAAAGGCCTTTTTTCAGCCAATTTCGACTATCAAGGGTATTAAAAAGAAAACTGTTGAAAGACTTAAAAAGCTAAGCATAGAAACAATCCTAGATGCTATCTACTATCTTCCTTTTAGATATGAAGATAGAACAACTATTACTCCTATGAGTTTTTTAAAACCCGGTCAAGTTTTTTTGGTTAAGGGGAAAGTAGTAAATGTATTAGTTATTGAAACTTCAAAGAAAAAAAAGAAAATCTTAAAAGTTATCTTATACGACAAGACCGGAACAGTTACTTTAATATTTCTTCAAGAAAGAGTCCTTAACTACTATAAAATGCTCTTTTCAAAGGCAAAGGAGCTTGAAAAAGAAGTCCTTGCATATGGAATTGTAAAAAGAGAAATGGGCAGTTACTCAATGGTTCATCCTGAAGTTGAAATTTTTGATAAAAATAGGGGAAAACTTGAAAAACTTGGAGTGATTCTACCTGTTTATCATTCATCTGAGGGTATAAAACAATCGACTATAAGAAAGGATATTGGAAATATTGTTAAGAGAGTAATTCCCTTTTTGCCTGAATATTTACCCCAAGAATTGCTTAAAAGATACTCTTTTCCTGATATTGCTACAGCTTTTTGGAGGGTACACTTTCCATTTGATGAAGATGCACAGGACCTCTTAAATTTCAAAACTCCATCTCAAAAGAGGGTAATTTTTGATGAGCTTTTTCTCTTTCAGCTTGCTCTAGCTCTCCACAAACAGAAGATAAAAGGAGAAAAAGGGATAGCTTTTCCAGTTAAGAAAGAATTGGTGGATGAGTTTAAAAAAGCTCTCCCATTCAGTTTAACTAATGCTCAAGAAAAAGTCTTAAGAGAAATAATGGAAGATATGAAAAAAGATGAACCGATGAACAGACTTGTACAGGGAGATGTTGGAAGTGGTAAAACGGTTGTTGCAGCAGCAGCAGCCTTTTTTGCTGCAAAAAGTGGTTATCAGACAGCAGTTATGGCTCCAACAGAAATTCTAGCAAACCAGCACTTTAAAAAGTTTAGAGAATTTTTGAAACCTTTTAGCATAAAAGTTGGACTTCTTACTGGTAGTATGACAAAAAAAGAAAAAGAAACGATGTATAGAGCAATAAAAGAAGGGTTTATTCAAGTGGTAGTTGGAACTCATGCTCTAATTCAGGAAACTGTTGAATTTAAAAATCTTGGATTAGCAATAATAGATGAACAGCATAGATTTGGAGTAAAGCAAAGAGTAGAACTTAAGAAAAAAGGAAAATTGCCAGATGTTTTGGTAATGACCGCAACTCCAATTCCAAGAACCCTTGCAATGACAGCTTACGGAGATCTTGATATTTCGGTTATAGATGAACTTCCAGCAGGAAGAAAACCTATTAAGACAAAGATTTTATTTGAAGATGAAAGAGATACTCTAGTAAGATTTCTTCTAAAAGAATTAAAGATGAAAAATAGAGTTTATATAGTATATCCGCTTATAGAAGAGTCTGAAAAGTTAGAACTCAAAGCAGCCACTGAAATGCATCATTACTGGGAAAAAAAGCTTAAACCCTATTCAGTTGGACTTCTCCATGGTAAGATGAAACAAGAAGAAAAAGACGAGATTATGGAAAAATTCAAAAGAGGAGAGTATCAAGTTCTTGTTTCAACTACTGTTATTGAAGTTGGTGTTGACGTTCCAGAGGCAACGGTCATGGTTATAGAACATGCTGAACGCTTTGGGCTTGCACAGCTTCACCAGCTTAGAGGTAGAGTTGGAAGAGGAAATAGGCAATCTTATTGCTTTCTTATTACAAAAAGAAGCATAAGTGAAGATTCAATAAAAAGGTTAAGGGTTCTTGAGTCAACAAATGATGGTTTCAAGATTGCAGAAGCTGATCTTCAGTTTAGAGGGCCTGGAGAAATTTTTGGAACGAGACAGTCAGGGCTTGGAGACTTTAAGATTGCTGATTTAAGGAGGGATTTTGAGATTCTGAAAATAGCAAGAGAAGAAGCCCAAAAACTTGTAGAAAGAAATCCAGAGCTTGAAGGGTTAAACGACCTTAAAGAATTAATGAGATTTAGATTTGGAGAAAAGTTTGATTTTGTAGAAGTAGGTTAA